In Triticum aestivum cultivar Chinese Spring chromosome 5B, IWGSC CS RefSeq v2.1, whole genome shotgun sequence, the following proteins share a genomic window:
- the LOC123111880 gene encoding enhanced ethylene response protein 5, with protein MAAYLSMGEAHRRIADYLSRLDDAISQSDGADLASLLAISSAPASTPLSDALAAFPDFGRLAADRFPHLSDFLPSLLRAIHSHSLRRFGDAYSSFEKAASAFLQEFRNWETPWAMEAMHMVALEIRLLAEKADRELVMSGKNPDKLQAAGSFLMKVFGALAVKGPKRVGALYVTCQLFKIYFRLGTVNLCRSVIRSIETARNFDFEDFPVKDKVTYMYYTGRLEVFNENFLVADQKLTYALMHCNPQSESNLRKILKFLIPVKLSIGVLPRRTLLEKYNLLEYADIVTSLRRGDLRLLKQALDRHEDQLLKCGVYLVLEKLELQVYRRLVKKIHIIQREKEPSKAHQIKLEVLVKTLQWLGITMDVDEVECIMACLIYKNLIKGYFAHKSKVLVLSKQDPFPKLNGKPV; from the exons aTGGCGGCGTACCTGAGCATGGGCGAGGCGCACCGCCGCATCGCCGACTACCTCTCCCGCTTGGATGACGCTATCTCTCAGTCCGACGGCGCCGACCTCGCCTCTCTGCTCGCCATCTCCTCGGCGCCCGCCTCCACCCCGCTCTCCGACGCGCTCGCCGCTTTTCCGGATttcggccgcctcgccgccgaccgctTCCCCCACCTCTCCGACTTCCTCCCGTCGCTACTCCGCGCCATTCACTCCCACTCCCTCCGCCGCTTCGGGGACGCCTACTCCTCCTTCGAGAAGGCTGCTAG CGCGTTCCTGCAGGAGTTCAGGAACTGGGAGACTCCTTGGGCGATGGAGGCGATGCACATGGTGGCGCTTGAGATCAGGCTGCTAGCTGAGAAG GCAGATAGAGAGCTTGTGATGAGCGGGAAGAACCCAGACAAGCTGCAGGCTGCTGGGTCCTTCCTGATGAAAGTTTTCGGGGCACTTGCG GTTAAAGGACCTAAGCGCGTTGGGGCACTGTATGTTACCTGCCAGCTGTTTAAAATTTATTTCAGG CTTGGTACTGTTAACCTTTGCCGTAGTGTCATAAGGAGTATCGAAACAGCTAGGAATTTTGATTTTGAAGATTTTCCAGTGAAAGATAAG GTCACTTATATGTATTATACAGGTCGCTTGGAGGTGTTTAATGAGAATTTTCTTGTT GCTGATCAGAAACTAACTTATGCTTTGATGCATTGTAATCCTCAAAGCGAATCAAATTTGAG GAAAATTTTGAAGTTTCTAATCCCTGTAAAGCTGTCAATTGGTGTTTTGCCAAGGAGGACCCTCCTGGAGAAATACAATCTGCTTGAG TATGCAGATATTGTGACCTCACTTAGGAGAGGGGATCTGAGGCTCCTTAAGCAAGCCCTTGATAGACATGAAGACCA GTTACTAAAATGTGGTGTCTACCTTGTGTTGGAGAAACTTGAACTCCAGGTCTACCGAAGATTAGTGAAGAAAAT CCATATCATACAGAGGGAGAAGGAACCATCGAAGGCGCATCAAATCAAGCTAGAGGTCTTGGTAAAGACTCTCCAATGGCTTGGAATCACCATGGATGTGGATGAG GTGGAATGCATCATGGCGTGCCTAATATACAAGAATCTCATAAAAGGATACTTTGCCCACAAAAGCAAAGTTCTTGTCCTTAGCAAACAAGATCCCTTCCCAAA